CATCTGCACGTCCCGGAAACGCTTATCCGCTACGGTGTCTACGCCGACATCAGCAGCGAGGGCTTTCGCTATTTCGGCCCAACTATCGGTGTTGGGCCGACGGTGATGCTACCGGTAGCGCTCGTCTTTCGCCTGGTTGGGGTTGATCTGCTGGCAGCACGCCTCGTCATCGTGGCCTATCTCTTCGCCACCCTCTGGCTCTTCTACCTGCTGGCACGACACCTGCACGGACGCTATCTGGCCCTGTTGACAGTCCTGCTTCTCATCGCGTCACGCACCCGTGGCTTTGAAGGGATGATCGAATATGGCCGCCAGGTATTGGGTGAGGTGCCTGGATTGGCCTGGCTTGGGATGGGGTTGTTGTTTTATGTCAAATCAATACTACAGCCAGCGCACCGCCGGCGCAGTGCCATCCTCGCCGGGATTGGCTTTGGGATGGCGCTGATTACCAAGAATCAGTTTGCCCTGATTGTGGCGCCCTCCCTCCTCATTCTGGTCCTTCTCGATTGGCGCTTCATGCGCGTAGGTGACTGGTGGTTGCGACTTGCCCCACCACTCATTGCCGGGAGTATGTTTGCCGGCTGGCTGCTGATCATGCTGGCATTTCTCGGCCCGGCTGATTTCAGTGCCAATCTGGCGAAAACCCGCCAGGCAGCCGGTGGCGCGATCTTCGTCTTCGACGGCGAAGCCAGTCTTCGCGCTATCCGTTATCTGGTACAGGTGTACGGTGGCTTGCTCATTCCGGCCCTGCTGTACAGCCTCTGGCGCTGCCGGCAGCGCAATGCCATGGCCTTTGCCGAGCTGACCCTCACCGTGCCGGCAATACTCTGGATCGGCTGGTATCTGGTATCGCTCGGCTGGCCGCGCTACGCCTTCCCCGCCGTTGCCCTCGGCGCACCGGCAGTTGCCCGAATGATCGGCGATCTGCTTGCCTGGCTCTGGCAGCGTCGTCAACCGGTTCTGGCCGGTGCAGTTGGTGCCGGTCTGGCTCTAATCACCGGCTTCTCACTTAGCCTGACGGTCGGCGTGGTGCTT
This genomic window from Chloroflexus aurantiacus J-10-fl contains:
- a CDS encoding ArnT family glycosyltransferase yields the protein MHKQLTTDLLRPTSDLVRFGERAATLLLVVIIGLLALVNLPYAPRTWFDEGSHLHVPETLIRYGVYADISSEGFRYFGPTIGVGPTVMLPVALVFRLVGVDLLAARLVIVAYLFATLWLFYLLARHLHGRYLALLTVLLLIASRTRGFEGMIEYGRQVLGEVPGLAWLGMGLLFYVKSILQPAHRRRSAILAGIGFGMALITKNQFALIVAPSLLILVLLDWRFMRVGDWWLRLAPPLIAGSMFAGWLLIMLAFLGPADFSANLAKTRQAAGGAIFVFDGEASLRAIRYLVQVYGGLLIPALLYSLWRCRQRNAMAFAELTLTVPAILWIGWYLVSLGWPRYAFPAVALGAPAVARMIGDLLAWLWQRRQPVLAGAVGAGLALITGFSLSLTVGVVLRPDDSAQRMAAFLNQAIPTDAIIETWEPELAIFTDHTYHYVPTELLDGAVRHAWLGGSPVAYDGLDANPPYVLTGPFSAYTGIYDHERLQRDYAPVYSAGPYTIWQRHTP